A single region of the Candidatus Melainabacteria bacterium genome encodes:
- a CDS encoding glycosyltransferase family 2 protein yields MKLSIVIVSWNTRELLRTSLTTVKAELDDPSNLLAGETEVFLVDNDSKDGSAQMVSSDFPWVHLIANSDNLGFAKANNQAINICKGEKILLLNPDTEVKPGALKCLMDFLDSHPKAGIVAPQLINTDGSIQRSCRAFPTFNGMVYELMGLSKIFPDQPRFREYKMLDWNHDDEREVDQPEGACLMLKREVIDDVGTLDEGFWMLFEEVDWCYRIKQKGWQIWFTPSAKVVHHYGQSIKQVKAKMILSSHRGLYRFWKKHYRNGRWYMDAPAYLGLMGLAYFRIASFHLRGGKQVAPKST; encoded by the coding sequence ATGAAACTATCTATCGTCATCGTCAGCTGGAACACGCGAGAACTCTTGCGCACTTCTTTGACGACGGTCAAGGCTGAACTCGACGATCCTTCCAATTTGCTAGCCGGCGAAACCGAAGTTTTCCTCGTTGATAATGACTCCAAGGATGGCTCGGCGCAGATGGTGTCCAGCGATTTTCCATGGGTTCATCTCATCGCTAATTCAGACAACCTGGGATTTGCTAAAGCGAACAATCAGGCAATCAATATCTGTAAGGGTGAAAAGATTTTGCTTCTTAATCCGGATACGGAGGTGAAGCCTGGTGCACTCAAGTGTCTTATGGACTTTCTCGACAGTCATCCGAAAGCCGGCATTGTTGCGCCTCAACTGATAAATACTGATGGCTCGATTCAGAGATCGTGTCGCGCCTTTCCCACCTTCAACGGCATGGTCTATGAATTGATGGGATTGAGCAAAATATTTCCAGATCAACCGCGATTTCGCGAATACAAAATGCTTGATTGGAATCATGATGACGAGCGCGAAGTGGACCAGCCCGAGGGCGCCTGCCTGATGCTCAAGCGTGAGGTCATCGATGATGTCGGCACGCTTGATGAGGGCTTCTGGATGCTCTTTGAAGAAGTTGATTGGTGTTATCGCATCAAGCAAAAGGGTTGGCAGATCTGGTTCACACCGAGTGCAAAAGTGGTGCACCATTACGGTCAGTCAATCAAGCAAGTAAAAGCCAAAATGATTTTGTCATCGCATCGTGGACTGTATCGCTTCTGGAAAAAACACTATCGCAATGGGCGTTGGTATATGGATGCCCCTGCCTACCTGGGGTTGATGGGGTTGGCTTATTTCAGAATCGCCAGCTTTCACCTGCGTGGTGGCAAACAAGTGGCACCGAAATCAACTTGA
- a CDS encoding ATP-binding protein, with amino-acid sequence MKRYLRLVHLHARLVLMKNRSFWFRQVEERWQRGNAIWFSGLPGTGKSLIAQNLPQVEYFDCTLPSVRRELEHPLEFFARIGEGRIVLDEITRLVNPLAIISLARQVYPQIRLLATSSSSLALAAVGKDLTEERIEELWLTPMVSNDLADFLQHDLQQRFLRGGLPPFFLAEGFPEHEFQQWMDDFWFNSVQNQFRLEKKTSLQKFAEMLMINSGDIFEATRYAEPCGVSRTTITNYLAVLEKTYFANLLRPFNSRRSTEIIAAPKVYGFDTGFIAFHRGWNQLRRSDLGPMWKHFVLNELHASLQTRQFYYWRDKRNHEVDFIFARRIHTPTAIDCSWSSSEYDPTGLQAFRRQYPSGENLIVCHDVTQPFTRTYKKLTAKFVPLNQVVDELVS; translated from the coding sequence ATGAAACGCTACTTGCGTTTAGTACACCTACATGCAAGACTCGTCCTTATGAAGAATAGAAGTTTTTGGTTCAGACAAGTCGAGGAAAGGTGGCAACGAGGCAATGCCATCTGGTTTTCCGGACTACCAGGAACCGGAAAGAGCCTGATTGCACAGAACCTGCCCCAGGTCGAATATTTCGACTGCACACTTCCGAGTGTTCGACGAGAACTTGAACACCCCCTGGAATTTTTCGCACGCATAGGCGAGGGGCGTATCGTGCTCGACGAAATTACACGGCTCGTCAATCCTCTGGCAATAATTTCGCTAGCCCGCCAGGTGTATCCACAAATCAGGCTCCTCGCAACCAGCTCATCTTCACTGGCGCTCGCCGCAGTCGGCAAAGATTTGACTGAGGAACGCATTGAAGAACTCTGGCTTACACCCATGGTCAGCAATGATCTTGCGGACTTCCTTCAACACGATCTTCAACAACGTTTTCTTCGTGGAGGACTGCCTCCGTTCTTCCTTGCCGAAGGTTTCCCTGAACATGAGTTTCAGCAATGGATGGACGATTTCTGGTTCAACTCAGTGCAAAACCAATTTCGCCTGGAAAAGAAAACTTCACTGCAAAAATTCGCAGAGATGCTCATGATCAATAGCGGCGACATTTTCGAGGCGACAAGATACGCAGAACCATGCGGTGTCAGCCGCACAACGATAACAAACTATCTGGCAGTGTTGGAGAAAACATACTTCGCCAATTTGCTGCGTCCCTTCAACTCGAGACGATCAACGGAGATCATCGCAGCACCAAAGGTCTATGGCTTCGACACAGGTTTTATCGCATTCCATCGCGGCTGGAATCAACTGCGCCGATCAGATCTTGGACCAATGTGGAAACACTTTGTGCTCAACGAATTGCATGCCAGCCTCCAAACCAGACAGTTCTACTATTGGCGCGATAAACGCAATCACGAAGTTGACTTTATTTTTGCTCGACGAATTCACACGCCTACTGCCATTGACTGCTCATGGTCCTCTTCTGAATATGATCCCACCGGTCTGCAGGCATTTCGCCGCCAGTATCCGAGCGGCGAAAACCTGATCGTCTGTCACGATGTGACGCAACCCTTTACTCGCACTTACAAAAAACTGACCGCGAAATTTGTCCCGCTCAATCAGGTTGTGGATGAATTAGTCTCGTAA
- a CDS encoding sugar transferase — protein sequence MLKALKRITDVAISTTALVGLAPVLAAVAIAIKSDSKGPIIFKQKRVGLNGELFEIYKFRTMFYGTPDVPTDQMLKMPSPITKVGAFLRKTSLDELPQLVNVLKGEMSLVGPRPALYNQTELTAMRQESGVLKFPPGITGWAQVNGRDELPDDVKVEADKWYCDHWNYWLDWQIIFSTFGAVVSKRGAF from the coding sequence GTGCTGAAAGCTCTTAAACGAATCACTGACGTCGCAATCTCTACCACTGCCCTGGTAGGTCTCGCGCCCGTTCTGGCAGCGGTAGCTATCGCCATTAAGAGCGATTCAAAGGGTCCGATCATCTTCAAGCAAAAGCGCGTTGGACTGAACGGTGAATTGTTTGAAATTTATAAGTTTCGCACGATGTTTTACGGCACACCTGACGTGCCGACAGACCAGATGCTGAAAATGCCCAGCCCGATAACCAAAGTCGGTGCGTTCTTGCGCAAAACGAGCCTGGATGAACTTCCTCAATTGGTTAACGTCCTTAAAGGCGAGATGAGTTTGGTTGGGCCGCGCCCGGCTCTGTATAATCAGACCGAGCTAACGGCGATGCGGCAAGAGTCAGGCGTTCTCAAGTTTCCGCCCGGAATTACGGGATGGGCACAAGTCAACGGTCGCGACGAACTGCCCGATGATGTCAAAGTCGAGGCAGACAAGTGGTACTGCGACCACTGGAACTACTGGCTCGATTGGCAGATTATTTTTTCCACGTTTGGTGCTGTCGTCAGCAAGCGTGGTGCGTTCTAG
- a CDS encoding glucose-1-phosphate thymidylyltransferase, translated as MKGLILSGGKGTRMRPITHTAAKQLLPVANKPILFYGIEALISAGIREIAIIISPETGNDVRESVGNGDRWGIKIEYVLQDEPLGLAHAVKTARPFLKDDPFVMYLGDNLIKDGVGPLVKRFEEGKADAFILLKEVENPSSFGVAQLNEDGRILCLEEKPAKPKSNLALVGVYLFNKNIHTAIDQIKPSKRGELEITDAIQQLISTGHHVDSHILRSWWLDTGKKDDMLEANRVVLDEMTDVSMLGTTDSASRISGRVHVGKGSQLKNCIVRGPAMIGEDCFLEDSYVGPFTSIGDGARVSHAEIEHCILREHCQIVDFHGRIEDSLIGVNVELKRSNSKPIAFRLMIGDDSKVEVV; from the coding sequence ATGAAGGGACTAATCTTAAGCGGCGGCAAAGGCACTCGCATGCGTCCGATCACGCATACAGCAGCAAAGCAATTGCTGCCGGTAGCGAACAAACCGATTCTATTCTATGGAATCGAAGCGTTGATATCCGCAGGCATACGAGAAATTGCCATCATCATCAGCCCTGAAACCGGCAATGATGTACGCGAATCAGTCGGCAACGGCGATCGCTGGGGCATCAAAATCGAATATGTGCTGCAAGACGAACCGCTCGGGCTCGCTCACGCAGTAAAGACTGCCAGACCATTTCTGAAAGACGATCCGTTTGTTATGTATCTGGGTGACAACCTGATCAAAGATGGCGTAGGTCCTCTGGTTAAGCGCTTTGAAGAGGGAAAAGCCGACGCATTTATCTTGCTCAAAGAAGTCGAAAATCCAAGTTCATTCGGCGTAGCCCAGCTCAACGAAGACGGCAGAATTCTTTGCCTTGAAGAAAAGCCTGCCAAGCCAAAATCCAATCTGGCCCTGGTCGGAGTCTATCTGTTCAACAAGAATATCCACACCGCAATCGACCAGATCAAACCAAGCAAGCGGGGCGAGCTGGAAATCACCGACGCCATTCAACAGCTCATCTCTACCGGACACCACGTTGACAGCCACATTCTCAGGAGCTGGTGGCTGGACACAGGGAAGAAAGACGACATGCTGGAAGCCAACCGCGTTGTGCTCGACGAGATGACAGACGTCTCCATGCTGGGCACCACTGATAGTGCTTCACGAATCTCAGGCAGAGTACACGTCGGAAAAGGCAGTCAGCTGAAAAATTGCATCGTGCGCGGCCCGGCCATGATCGGTGAAGACTGCTTCCTGGAAGACAGCTACGTTGGACCGTTCACCTCAATCGGCGATGGTGCAAGGGTTTCACATGCTGAAATCGAACACTGCATTTTGCGCGAGCACTGCCAGATCGTCGACTTCCATGGACGTATAGAAGATTCTTTGATCGGTGTCAACGTCGAACTTAAACGAAGCAACAGCAAACCAATTGCATTTAGATTAATGATCGGTGATGACAGCAAAGTTGAAGTTGTCTGA
- the rfbB gene encoding dTDP-glucose 4,6-dehydratase yields the protein MQLLITGGLGFIGSNLVRYLLNNHPDYTIINLDAVTYAGHPENLSDVSDNPRYKFVKGEIQDATLVNDIVSGKRFGKIDGIINLAAESHVDRSISDPAVFVETNVMGTQVLLEAAFKHGKLPTGGFRIKYVQVSTDEVYGSLGPTGLFTEETPLQPNSPYSASKTAADLLCRAYFHTFNFPAVITRCSNNYGPYQHPEKLIPLFITNCFANKQVPVYGDGLNVRDWLHVEDHCAAIDLAFHKGVPGEVYNIGGNNERTNMQITQLILKECGKGPELIKYVEDRLGHDRRYAIDSSKIQRELGWTPKHTFETGIYQTINWYKTNTAWLNAVTKPEFAPPVVPAPTPTVAV from the coding sequence ATGCAATTACTCATCACCGGCGGACTGGGCTTCATTGGAAGCAATCTGGTGCGCTACTTGTTGAATAATCATCCGGACTACACGATCATCAATCTAGATGCCGTTACCTACGCGGGACATCCAGAGAACTTATCAGACGTATCCGACAACCCACGTTATAAGTTCGTCAAAGGAGAGATCCAGGACGCAACCCTCGTCAACGATATCGTCTCAGGCAAACGTTTCGGAAAGATTGACGGCATTATCAACCTGGCTGCGGAAAGTCACGTAGATCGGTCGATTTCAGACCCCGCTGTGTTCGTCGAAACCAACGTAATGGGCACACAGGTGCTTTTGGAAGCAGCTTTCAAACACGGCAAGTTGCCGACCGGCGGATTCCGCATCAAATATGTACAAGTATCGACCGACGAAGTTTATGGATCGCTTGGGCCAACCGGACTGTTTACCGAAGAGACTCCGCTTCAGCCAAACAGCCCATACTCAGCCAGCAAGACTGCAGCTGATTTGCTCTGCAGAGCTTACTTCCACACTTTCAATTTCCCAGCCGTAATCACACGCTGCTCAAACAACTATGGACCATATCAGCATCCAGAAAAATTGATTCCTCTCTTCATCACGAACTGCTTTGCCAACAAGCAAGTGCCGGTTTATGGAGACGGACTGAATGTGCGCGATTGGTTGCATGTAGAAGACCACTGCGCGGCAATCGATCTGGCATTCCACAAAGGAGTTCCAGGCGAGGTGTACAACATCGGTGGAAACAACGAACGCACCAACATGCAGATCACTCAATTGATCTTGAAGGAATGCGGAAAGGGTCCTGAACTCATCAAGTACGTTGAAGACCGACTTGGACATGACCGCAGATATGCTATCGATTCAAGCAAAATTCAAAGAGAACTGGGCTGGACGCCTAAGCACACCTTTGAAACAGGTATCTACCAGACAATTAACTGGTACAAGACAAACACAGCCTGGTTGAACGCCGTGACGAAACCGGAGTTCGCTCCGCCTGTCGTGCCAGCCCCAACCCCAACGGTTGCGGTTTAG
- the rfbD gene encoding dTDP-4-dehydrorhamnose reductase has product MKLLVTGAGGMLGQALSACLQSRGHNVISVPKEKLDVTNYNQCLETIEDLAPDLIIHCGAYTKVDQAESEPNLAYHINGYGTENLAVACNIFETPMLYFSSDYVFDGEQNQPYTPWDATRPLSIYGKSKLAGEKAVQRHLQRFYIVRTSWLYGPNGKNFVDTISSMANDRKTLRVVSDQIGSPTCTLSLSETVADLITTGRWGVYHGTDDGVTSWYEFAKEILRDRDNEVIPIATSEMPRPATRPKYSVLDKTTLINTIGRELPPWQESLKTYLQLHSGQKAAATSG; this is encoded by the coding sequence ATGAAACTTTTGGTCACCGGCGCTGGTGGCATGTTAGGTCAAGCATTATCTGCGTGTCTTCAGTCACGCGGACACAACGTCATCAGTGTGCCGAAAGAGAAGCTCGACGTCACCAACTATAATCAATGCCTCGAAACCATCGAAGATCTCGCGCCTGATCTGATCATTCACTGCGGCGCTTACACAAAAGTAGATCAAGCAGAATCAGAGCCCAATCTCGCCTATCACATCAACGGATACGGCACAGAGAACTTAGCAGTTGCCTGCAATATTTTCGAAACACCAATGCTCTACTTCAGCTCAGATTACGTATTCGACGGCGAGCAAAATCAGCCTTACACTCCCTGGGATGCTACCCGCCCGCTCTCCATCTATGGAAAGAGCAAACTGGCTGGAGAAAAAGCCGTACAGCGTCACCTTCAGCGCTTCTACATCGTGCGCACCAGCTGGCTCTACGGTCCAAACGGCAAAAACTTCGTCGACACGATTTCTTCCATGGCAAATGACCGCAAAACCCTGCGCGTCGTCTCTGACCAGATTGGCTCTCCAACATGCACTTTGAGTCTTTCTGAAACAGTTGCCGATCTGATCACGACAGGCAGATGGGGCGTCTACCACGGCACCGATGATGGCGTGACGAGCTGGTACGAATTTGCCAAAGAAATTTTGCGCGATCGCGATAACGAAGTAATTCCGATAGCGACAAGCGAAATGCCGCGCCCTGCAACACGCCCGAAATATTCAGTGCTCGACAAAACCACCCTGATCAATACAATCGGTCGGGAGTTGCCGCCCTGGCAAGAATCGCTGAAAACTTACCTGCAGCTGCATTCCGGACAAAAAGCGGCAGCGACTAGCGGCTAG
- a CDS encoding glycosyltransferase family 1 protein has translation MRICLISREYPPETGWGGIGAYTYQHANALAALGHDVEVIALARKEDVVEPPIANGAEDPSRHVIPLHRAVWGRLLDELATIWISLPYSHYLFKSTIALWNKFIELHAKEPFDVVEAPEHLAEGLAIAMTKSCPLVVRLHTPHFKFVAERYHNLVPSFDHNLFGMLERLTILNADAVSSPSKELAQYVSFNCGYDAESIHIVRNGVDLNKFTPEGKRSLTPTDRVTVMFAGRLEERKGIHQLIDAIPQVLEQTRNVRFIIVGRDMKVGKRSVARTVKSRLAASGAQDYVQFVDHVQLSEMPSFYRSADICVVPSLYENAPYTVLEAMACGKPVIATNSGGTPEYIDEGATGYIVPPGRSTELAAAIVKLAISPERRTTFGEAARRKAEATLECRTVAQQQIQVYEEAIVEYRQSKQYAQYRKSPEEAFADVRDLIYSYHQNLYQLIYVHSLSFRIKHWLNLVLKRPKLCAAKALLSPLNMAHGLFGNKSSMLETWTQKLDGDIRSKEAEREELFKSFIGYSVQTSARRRPDN, from the coding sequence ATGCGAATTTGTCTTATCTCACGCGAATACCCGCCTGAGACCGGCTGGGGAGGCATCGGAGCCTACACTTATCAACATGCGAACGCACTGGCTGCGCTCGGGCACGACGTTGAAGTAATTGCACTGGCTCGAAAAGAAGATGTCGTCGAACCACCAATCGCAAACGGCGCGGAAGATCCATCCCGCCATGTGATTCCTTTGCACAGAGCAGTCTGGGGTCGACTGCTGGATGAACTGGCAACGATCTGGATTTCGCTTCCCTACAGTCATTACCTGTTCAAATCGACAATTGCACTGTGGAATAAATTCATCGAGCTCCATGCCAAAGAGCCATTTGATGTCGTGGAAGCGCCCGAGCATCTGGCAGAAGGTCTGGCAATCGCAATGACGAAGTCGTGTCCGCTTGTAGTGCGACTGCACACACCACACTTCAAATTTGTCGCGGAACGCTACCACAACCTGGTTCCTTCCTTCGATCACAATCTCTTCGGCATGCTGGAAAGACTGACTATCCTCAATGCAGATGCGGTTTCATCGCCAAGCAAGGAATTAGCTCAATATGTCTCTTTCAACTGCGGCTACGATGCTGAATCTATTCACATCGTCAGAAACGGCGTCGACCTGAACAAATTTACGCCAGAAGGCAAGCGCTCACTCACCCCAACAGATCGAGTGACAGTAATGTTTGCCGGAAGACTCGAGGAAAGAAAAGGAATTCACCAGTTAATCGATGCCATTCCGCAGGTGCTCGAGCAAACCAGGAATGTGCGATTTATCATCGTCGGTCGTGACATGAAAGTGGGAAAACGCTCCGTCGCGCGAACCGTTAAAAGCAGACTGGCAGCAAGCGGAGCCCAAGATTACGTTCAATTCGTGGACCATGTGCAGCTTTCAGAAATGCCGTCATTTTATCGCTCGGCTGATATATGCGTGGTTCCATCGCTCTATGAAAATGCACCATATACAGTGCTGGAAGCAATGGCTTGCGGCAAACCAGTGATCGCTACCAATTCAGGCGGAACGCCTGAATACATCGACGAAGGCGCAACTGGTTACATCGTGCCGCCGGGCCGTTCCACCGAACTTGCGGCAGCAATTGTCAAATTGGCCATCTCTCCTGAACGTCGCACCACTTTTGGAGAAGCCGCTCGCAGGAAAGCTGAGGCGACGCTGGAGTGCCGCACTGTAGCGCAGCAGCAGATTCAAGTTTATGAGGAAGCGATTGTTGAATATCGCCAGTCAAAGCAATACGCACAATACCGCAAGTCGCCTGAAGAAGCATTTGCAGATGTTCGCGATCTGATCTATTCATACCATCAAAATCTTTATCAGCTCATCTACGTACACTCACTTTCCTTCCGAATCAAACACTGGTTGAATCTGGTGCTGAAGAGACCGAAACTATGCGCCGCCAAGGCACTACTTTCACCTCTCAACATGGCTCACGGATTGTTCGGCAACAAGTCATCTATGCTTGAAACCTGGACACAAAAGCTAGATGGCGATATCAGATCGAAGGAAGCCGAGCGAGAGGAACTATTCAAATCATTTATTGGCTATAGCGTGCAAACTTCAGCCCGGAGACGACCCGATAACTGA
- a CDS encoding serine/threonine protein kinase, translating into MDLERTQIEDSRLQSFQLRAKQLAEELPTQYQLFEKVGEGGMGFIFKAGNRYTGAQYAIKVLRSEFDSDQRALERFMFEAKAASSLKHPNICCVHDFGLTDNGIPYLVMDWIEGISLGRKVTRDKQFSVPEALEIFKQVAAALIHSHQNKVVHRDMKPENIMLSRDAQGKTTVHLLDFGIAKMLSDEDMVISGGLTRSGTVVGTPLYMSPEQARGLKVDRRSDIYSLGCVMYFTLTGAPPFVGKTVIDTIEMHLNSPPPEIDSALKVPADLKKVILKALEKSPADRYQSVEELANDLGKVTRGVSIDKKMLASERKSMQKKIAVVLSFILGFIVMYAVSIGLQNLLDSPTSKTPAKKTHNNQKQPIPK; encoded by the coding sequence ATGGATCTCGAGCGTACTCAAATTGAAGACTCGCGACTCCAGAGTTTTCAATTACGAGCAAAGCAACTAGCCGAAGAACTGCCGACACAATATCAACTGTTCGAAAAAGTCGGCGAAGGCGGCATGGGCTTCATCTTCAAGGCCGGGAATCGGTACACCGGCGCGCAGTATGCGATCAAAGTTCTACGCTCGGAATTTGATTCAGACCAAAGAGCACTCGAAAGGTTCATGTTTGAGGCGAAAGCAGCAAGTTCACTCAAACATCCAAACATCTGTTGTGTTCATGACTTTGGTCTGACTGACAACGGAATCCCCTATCTAGTCATGGACTGGATTGAAGGCATCAGCCTGGGACGCAAAGTTACTCGAGATAAACAATTTTCGGTTCCCGAAGCGCTGGAGATCTTCAAACAAGTTGCGGCTGCGCTCATTCATTCGCATCAAAACAAAGTCGTGCACCGAGACATGAAACCAGAAAACATCATGCTCAGCCGGGACGCGCAAGGTAAAACCACAGTGCATCTGCTGGACTTTGGCATTGCAAAAATGTTGAGTGATGAAGATATGGTGATTTCAGGCGGACTGACACGATCAGGCACCGTGGTTGGAACGCCATTGTATATGAGCCCAGAACAAGCTCGAGGACTGAAAGTAGATCGCCGCTCCGACATTTATTCTCTTGGCTGCGTAATGTATTTCACTCTCACAGGCGCACCACCTTTCGTCGGCAAAACAGTAATCGACACAATCGAGATGCATCTAAACTCTCCGCCTCCTGAGATAGATAGCGCCCTGAAAGTGCCTGCGGACCTGAAGAAAGTAATCTTGAAAGCGCTGGAAAAGAGCCCGGCAGATCGATATCAGTCTGTCGAAGAATTAGCGAATGATCTTGGAAAAGTGACTCGCGGAGTGAGTATCGACAAAAAAATGTTGGCGAGCGAACGCAAGTCGATGCAGAAAAAGATCGCCGTCGTTCTCTCCTTCATTCTCGGATTCATTGTCATGTACGCTGTTTCAATTGGTTTGCAAAACCTTTTGGACAGCCCTACCTCGAAAACGCCGGCCAAAAAAACTCACAATAATCAAAAGCAACCGATTCCCAAGTAG
- a CDS encoding XRE family transcriptional regulator, translating into MKDHIYKPLIRQLVDAREKLGLTRASVSKQLGFPQGYLSRLEQGQYDLKASTLIELSRFYGLEIILAPIQLLPEVRLLLHDSTENDSEPAFVPLGDEDDNDGE; encoded by the coding sequence ATGAAGGACCATATCTACAAACCGCTCATCAGGCAACTTGTCGACGCCCGAGAAAAACTCGGTCTAACACGCGCGAGCGTCTCAAAGCAGCTAGGGTTTCCCCAGGGGTATCTATCTCGACTGGAGCAAGGTCAGTACGACCTGAAGGCAAGCACCCTCATTGAGCTTTCCAGATTTTATGGACTTGAGATAATTCTGGCGCCGATACAACTTTTACCCGAAGTTAGACTTCTGTTGCACGACTCTACCGAAAACGACTCAGAACCAGCTTTTGTTCCCTTAGGTGATGAGGACGACAACGATGGTGAGTAA
- a CDS encoding NAD-dependent malic enzyme: protein MAPTTSTSKTQPKILRILRLRVTDKPGFLGKVATLLGDQEANIGEIHIHGQGPDFIIRDISLQLDDEKHLQRVQDAVSGLEGVEVEMVIDPVQLVHQGGKIEMRSRIELNSLAELRRIYTPGVAQICKLIAKDKNYSKEYTSISNTVAVVTNGTAILGLGNIGPVAGMPVMEGKSVLFSELVGISAVPILIESTDSDYIIESVKAIAPTFGAIHLEDIAAPECFDIEERLQNALSIPVLHDDQHATAIVVLGALLTITQRMGIDLASCNIGIIGLGAAGAGIAQLLQSFGAKKIFGTDLKQAAMDRLASRGGYPVDLQTVMKESEVVVATTGVPGLIKPEMVKEGQVILALSNPDPEIDPDLAIACGAKFAADGRTINNALSFPGLFKGALMSGATRFTDAMKIAAAQAIAGQTKMDNLVPSILDREVHKVVADAVALAARTGEPG, encoded by the coding sequence ATGGCACCAACAACATCTACCAGCAAAACCCAACCCAAAATATTGCGAATTCTCAGACTGAGAGTAACGGACAAGCCCGGATTTCTCGGTAAAGTCGCTACCCTGCTTGGTGATCAGGAAGCGAATATTGGTGAAATCCATATTCACGGACAGGGTCCTGATTTCATCATTCGCGATATCAGTCTGCAGCTTGATGATGAGAAACATCTGCAGCGTGTTCAAGACGCGGTTTCTGGTCTTGAAGGCGTCGAGGTCGAGATGGTTATCGACCCCGTTCAGTTGGTGCATCAAGGCGGCAAAATCGAGATGCGCAGTCGTATTGAATTGAATTCATTAGCGGAACTGCGCCGGATTTATACTCCAGGTGTCGCGCAAATTTGCAAGTTGATAGCAAAAGATAAGAATTACAGCAAAGAGTACACAAGCATTTCAAATACTGTTGCGGTAGTCACAAACGGTACCGCTATTCTTGGTCTGGGCAACATTGGGCCCGTCGCCGGTATGCCTGTGATGGAAGGTAAATCCGTATTGTTCTCTGAGCTTGTTGGTATCAGTGCGGTACCGATTTTGATTGAGTCAACGGACAGCGATTACATTATTGAATCAGTAAAAGCCATTGCCCCCACATTTGGTGCTATCCATCTTGAGGATATCGCTGCTCCGGAATGTTTCGATATCGAAGAGCGTTTGCAAAACGCTTTATCTATCCCTGTTCTCCACGACGATCAGCATGCGACGGCGATTGTTGTGCTTGGGGCGCTGCTGACGATTACTCAGAGAATGGGCATCGATCTCGCCTCCTGCAACATTGGAATCATCGGTCTTGGTGCTGCCGGCGCTGGCATTGCCCAGTTGTTGCAAAGCTTTGGCGCCAAGAAAATTTTCGGAACAGACTTGAAACAAGCTGCTATGGACAGGTTGGCCTCCCGCGGCGGATATCCGGTTGACCTGCAAACTGTTATGAAGGAATCAGAAGTAGTTGTCGCCACGACCGGAGTTCCAGGATTGATCAAGCCAGAGATGGTCAAGGAAGGACAAGTAATCCTCGCGCTTTCAAATCCAGATCCCGAAATAGATCCTGACCTCGCCATCGCCTGTGGTGCGAAATTTGCGGCCGACGGCAGAACCATAAATAACGCGCTATCTTTCCCGGGTCTGTTCAAAGGCGCTCTAATGTCAGGGGCGACGAGATTCACAGACGCTATGAAAATTGCCGCAGCTCAGGCAATCGCTGGTCAAACCAAAATGGATAACCTGGTTCCGAGCATTTTGGATCGCGAAGTGCATAAGGTTGTCGCTGATGCTGTCGCTCTGGCTGCGCGGACAGGTGAACCTGGTTAG
- a CDS encoding SgcJ/EcaC family oxidoreductase — MSLKVRIAGSILLCTSVAVVLALPAAADSTTREAKSSTNDAKSLTSDAKLFDKLYADWTKSFNQKDMVGTMSIFAPVCEAALPDANHKTYDQIEAGFKKLFADRSKSFKYTYDVLHIWRSGDLAAVRITWHLSTYENGKLIDKNDELGMDVLKRNKQGAWQIVNWVAFSDKLHP; from the coding sequence ATGTCGCTAAAAGTTCGTATCGCTGGATCGATTCTGCTTTGCACATCTGTAGCTGTCGTATTGGCGTTGCCGGCCGCAGCAGATTCAACGACAAGAGAAGCCAAATCGTCGACGAACGACGCTAAATCATTAACGAGTGACGCCAAATTATTTGACAAACTTTACGCCGATTGGACAAAGTCGTTCAACCAAAAGGACATGGTCGGCACTATGTCGATATTTGCGCCGGTGTGCGAAGCCGCCCTGCCCGACGCTAACCACAAAACGTACGATCAAATTGAGGCAGGTTTTAAAAAGCTTTTCGCTGATAGAAGCAAAAGTTTCAAATACACATATGACGTGCTCCACATCTGGCGCAGCGGAGACCTTGCAGCGGTGCGTATTACGTGGCATCTTTCCACGTATGAAAATGGAAAACTGATTGATAAAAATGATGAACTCGGCATGGATGTGTTGAAACGCAATAAACAGGGGGCCTGGCAAATCGTTAACTGGGTGGCGTTTTCTGACAAATTGCATCCGTAA